TTAAAGTATATATGTGGGAAATTTTATTTGAAGGAGGTATATTAATGGGAAAGCATATTCTATCGGTTTTAGTTGAAAACCACCCGGGGGTTTTGTCCAGGGTAGTGGGACTGTTTAGCAGAAGAGGATTTAATATTGACAGTTTGGCAGTTGGTGTTACAGAAAATCCTGAAGTTTCAAGAATAACCATTGTTGTAGATGGTGACGAGTACATTGTTGAGCAGGTTAGCAAACAGCTTAATAAACTTGTTGATGTAATAAAAATAAAGAGACTCCGCAAGGAGGAATCTGTAGAAAGGGAGCTTGTGCTTATAAAGGTTGAAGCTGATGCTTCCACAAGGTCAGAGATTGTCCAGATTGTAAAAATATTCAGGGCTAATATTATTGATGTATCACAGGACACATTGACAATTGAAATTTCCGGAAGCACCAACAAGGTGGCGGCTCTAGAAGACATGCTAAAACAGTTTGGCATTAAAGAAACTGTTAGAACAGGTACAATTGCTCTCGAAAGAGGCAATAAACATATAAGAGTTAACAATAATGATGAGGAGTGATTTGTAAAATGGCGAAGATGTACTATGAAAGTGATTGTAATTTAGGATTATTGAAAGGAAAAACTGTGGCAATTTTAGGATATGGCAGCCAAGGTCATGCTCATGCACAAAACTTAAAAGACAGTGGGGTAGAGGTTGTTGTTGGATTGCACCCTTCATCTAAAAGCAGGCAAAAGGCAATTGATGACGGGCTAAAAGTGGTTGATACCGCTGAGGCTGCAAAGATTGGAGATTTAATAATGCTTCTTGTTCCTGACCAGGTTCAGAAGCAGATTTATGAAGAGTGTATAAAAGACAATTTACAGCCTGGTAATGTATTGATGTTTGCTCACGGTTTTAACATTCACTACAATCAAATCCAGCCACCTGAAGATGTGGACGTTATAATGGTTGCACCTAAAGGACCTGGTCACACTGTGAGAAGCCAGTATGAGGAAGGAAAAGGTGTACCTTCACTAATAGCTATACATCAGGACGCTTCCGGAAAAGCTAAAGATTATGCTCTTGCATATGCAGCAGGAATCGGTGCCGGCAGGGCTGGTATCATCGAAACAACATTTAAAGAAGAGACAGAAACCGATCTTTTTGGTGAGCAGGCAGTACTTTGCGGTGGTGTTAGTGAACTTATGAAGGCTGGTTTCGAAACATTGGTAAATGCAGGATATCAGCCTGAAATAGCTTATTTTGAGTGCATACATGAGATGAAGCTTATTGTAGACATGGTAGTACAGGGCGGTCTCTCTTATATGAGATACTCAATCAGTGATACAGCAGAGTATGGAGACTATATTACAGGTAAGAGAATTATAACTGAAGAGACCAGAAAGGAAATGAAAAAAGTACTTGAAGAAATACAAAACGGTAAATTTGCTTCAAACTGGATTTCTGAAAACAATTCAGGTGGAAGGGCTAACTTCCTGGCAATGAGAGCTATTGAAAGGGAGCACCAGGTGGAGAAAGTCGGGGCTGAGCTTAGAAAAATGATGAGCTGGCTGAAAAAAGCCAAATAAAAGCCAATCAAAAGCTAAATAAAAAACAGCCGGCTAAAAAAAGGTAAGAGATAAGAATAAAGGGACAAATGGATAAGAGCAATAAAAATATAAAAGTATAGAGATAAAAAGCAATAGAGGCTAAATGTATAAAACAAAAAGAGAAATATGTAAAAGTAAAAGAGATATACGGTTTGCGAAGAAATATTTTTTCTTCGCAAACTAAAATAAAGTTTATACAAAAACTATATAAAGCTTATACAAAAGCCTTATAAATTATACAAAAGGCTGATAGCTTAAATAAATTAAAATTACTTAAATGAACTAAAATTATTTATATATTTTAAAGCTATTTATAAATATGAGATTGAAAGTGTGAAATTGGAGGTATCTATATGTCAAGAAGAATAAAGATATTTGATACGACACTTAGGGACGGGGAACAAA
The genomic region above belongs to Acetivibrio saccincola and contains:
- the ilvN gene encoding acetolactate synthase small subunit: MGKHILSVLVENHPGVLSRVVGLFSRRGFNIDSLAVGVTENPEVSRITIVVDGDEYIVEQVSKQLNKLVDVIKIKRLRKEESVERELVLIKVEADASTRSEIVQIVKIFRANIIDVSQDTLTIEISGSTNKVAALEDMLKQFGIKETVRTGTIALERGNKHIRVNNNDEE
- the ilvC gene encoding ketol-acid reductoisomerase, giving the protein MAKMYYESDCNLGLLKGKTVAILGYGSQGHAHAQNLKDSGVEVVVGLHPSSKSRQKAIDDGLKVVDTAEAAKIGDLIMLLVPDQVQKQIYEECIKDNLQPGNVLMFAHGFNIHYNQIQPPEDVDVIMVAPKGPGHTVRSQYEEGKGVPSLIAIHQDASGKAKDYALAYAAGIGAGRAGIIETTFKEETETDLFGEQAVLCGGVSELMKAGFETLVNAGYQPEIAYFECIHEMKLIVDMVVQGGLSYMRYSISDTAEYGDYITGKRIITEETRKEMKKVLEEIQNGKFASNWISENNSGGRANFLAMRAIEREHQVEKVGAELRKMMSWLKKAK